The Pogona vitticeps strain Pit_001003342236 chromosome 6, PviZW2.1, whole genome shotgun sequence genome contains a region encoding:
- the RPSA gene encoding small ribosomal subunit protein uS2, with the protein MSGGLDVLQMKEEDVLKFLAAGTHLGGTNLDFQMEQYIYKRKSDGIYIINLKRTWEKLLLAARAIVAIENPADVSVISSRNTGQRAVLKFAAATGATPIAGRFTPGTFTNQIQAAFREPRLLVVTDPRADHQPLTEASYVNIPTIALCNTDSPLRYVDIAIPCNNKGAHSVGLMWWMLAREVLRMRGTISREHPWEVMPDLYFYRDPEEIEKEEQAAAEKAVTKEEFQGEWTAPAPEFTAPPQPEVADWSEGVQVPSVPIQPFPAEDWSAQPATEDWSAAPTAQATEWVGTTTEWS; encoded by the exons ATGTCCGGAGGCCTGGATGTcctgcagatgaaggaggaagaTGTCCTCAAATTCCTTGCTGCAGGAACCCACTTGGGAGGCACCAATCTAGATTTTCAGATGGAACAGTacatttataaaagaaaaagtgaTG GCATTTACATCATCAATCTGAAGAGAACATGGGAAAAACTGCTCTTGGCAGCCCGTGCCATTGTTGCCATTGAGAATCCAGCTGATGTCAGCGTAATCTCTTCCAGGAATACTGGGCAG CGTGCTGTTTTGAAATTTGCTGCTGCTACTGGTGCTACACCAATTGCTGGCCGTTTCACTCCTGGCACCTTCACCAATCAGATCCAGGCTGCCTTCCGTGAACCCCGCCTTTTGGTGGTCACTGACCCAAGAGCTGATCATCAGCCACTGACTGAGGCTTCTTATGTGAACATCCCAACCATTGCCTTGTGCAACACTGATTCTCCTCTGCGCTATGTGGATATTGCAATTCCATGCAACAACAAG GGAGCTCATTCTGTTGGCCTGATGTGGTGGATGTTGGCTCGTGAGGTTCTCCGTATGCGTGGCACTATTTCCCGTGAGCATCCATGGGAGGTCATGCCTGATCTCTACTTCTACCGGGATCCTGAAGAG ATTGAAAAGGAGGAGCAGGCTGCAGCTGAGAAGGCAGTTACAAAGGAAGAATTCCAGGGTGAATGGACTGCCCCTGCACCCGAATTCACTGCACCTCCACAGCCTGAGGTGGCTGATTGGTCTGAAGGAGTACAGGTGCCCTCTGTTCCAATACAACCATTCCCAGCTG AGGATTGGAGTGCGCAGCCTGCCACTGAAGACTGGTCTGCAGCTCCCACTGCTCAGGCAACTGAGTGGGTAGGAACTACCACGGAGTGGTCCTAA